A window of Carassius gibelio isolate Cgi1373 ecotype wild population from Czech Republic chromosome A3, carGib1.2-hapl.c, whole genome shotgun sequence genomic DNA:
aaactcattttgagaaaacggcctttaaaaatatgttttgtaattgaaatctattgacacaaacagataaagtgctataaaagaaacacttaacagtgtcttttagatgttttccttccacttatttgaaaaagcactttatgaaaaaccaaaaagcccaaaatctcaaaattgacaggtgcttgaaaaaactgtgtttttgcctgcagtgtctcaccttaatgTGTAAATTAGAATTGTTGAAGTAAACATCAAATCAAGGACAGCCTTTCAGAACACTTTCTTCCACTTGTACTGAAGGATGAATCTCTAGCACATGGACAGCTGCAGATATTAGACCGGTTTATTAACTCTAGAGATGCTTGTTACTAGGCTTGTTCTTTCTGCTGCAGTAGACGTCGTGCAGTGCTTTTAAGAGCAGATCGTCCTAAACTTCCTTTTGCACCCCATGCactgattaaaattatttttttggtaaatagtACAATAGTAAATAGGCTACtacataaatacatatgtaatttctacattaaataaGTTAAGGCAAGaatgaaataacaaaattaagtaaattctatattattactcaatttaagcttgtagaaattaaagtttgAACTTATACAGTAAGTATATTTTACTTAGAGTTGTTTGTTATGTTTGcaaggataaataaataaatatcaaagttatgatcccACATTTCCTCTGTTGAGGTGGCTATACACTAGCACATCATTGGAATGAATCTTCACAACACAAAAACAAGTACACTCTTTGTGGgagccattttttttattattcatattgcaGTAACACAATTTTGCATCAGGGCCACACATCTCCAATATTAATAACAGATCAAAGAGCTCTGGACATTGAACACTGGTCACAGAAACCATGAATGAATGGGCAGGCAAAAAacgaataaatacataaaacaacataaaaacaatatctACACACACTACACTTACACAGATAAATACAGCCACACAAATTAGTTCACTCTAAAGCTGATCTGTAGCATTTTATTGATGCActaaatcaaacacacacacacatacacactcatgtAGTGACAACAGCTTTTCAATCCCCTGTACAACTGATCAAGGTTGTTCTCAATGTTCTGGCTTCTGCAACACTAGTTAACAtgaatatactatatattaaCAGCTCTAACACTGTAAAATTAAACtacataaaactgaaacaaatcaAACTAGTCATATTTTTAACCTATGTACAATATCAAGTAACACTGTGATCTATATTGTTTTCTTGTTGTGTTACCACAACACAATCACAAAGGAAGGGTTCAGCGTATGCACACTACGGACAGCACGTCTCATCTTCacaactgtatatacacacacaccaacagcTTTCTTATATCCTACTTACAGATTCATAAACTGCATGATATAGATATGCTATATATGTTTTGCATCCAGCAGCATATGTACATGTTTtttaatctgatttttttttacatcttcatgGCTTTGAGTAGACTGAAatagatatatttatgtaaacaaaCAGGGTACAGAAATTTTACACAATGCACAAGACGATATCTGCTATTGGTTTGATATGAGGGACGGCTGTGTGACCTCTGCCAGGTTGTCAGTATTGTGAGGGTGTGGTTTGGGTGGAGTGTGCTCATAGTTTCCAGGGGAACATGCAGTTGGGAGGAACCTCTCTCCTGTCCTCTGTTACTCATATACACCACGATCTCTGCAGAGAGAAGGATGGAGTATGAGTGTTTACTCTGTGGGAGAGTGTACTGTATGTCGGTTGGTTTTGGGTTTCACTTCGGCCCCTTGGTGTTTGGGTCCAGTCCAAATTACAGACAAGCTCTGGCACACAGACTCTGTGACTTTGATGGCTGCCAACTGAAAGTCAACCATTACCAATACTGACTGTTTTTCTAAGAGATAATGTCAATATGTATTCAAAATCAACCCTACTATCTGTTTTATACTGCACATTTCTACTCTTCCTGCACATGACTGGTGCACATTgttctaaataaaaacattcatgttATATTCTTTTAGTCTGCATCTAAAGGTTTAGTTTATGCTAAAACATTTTATAGAACAGTcaatattcatacatttttatatattaataaaaaaaatcatgtgaaaACTCTCCTTGTTGTGAAAACCACAACCTCTGATATAAAAAATATGCACTAATTTTTTgaatttttcctttcctttccttttctttcctttcctttcttgAATATTCTGTTTCAACTGAAAATATCAGATTCTAGAAGTAAAATTATTTGGAAACAGTGTGTTGACTAGATTGCGATGATTAGCAGTGGAAAAGTCTGACCTCTGCAGGCCCTGAGCAGGAAGATCTAACAATCTTATAAGTAATAAAGCTAATAGTTGATtagaataaaatacatatatggtTCAAAACAGCTATTAAAGCAGATGAAGAGATCAGGCTGGCTTGGAATGGCTACAGGACTCTAGTTTTTAGGTTCTGTGTCTTTAAGGGAAAAACTAAGGATCAAAAAATGTCAAAGCAACTACTCTGATGGCTCTGAATACAGCACACATATTTACCATGACACCCTTACCATCAGTTTTCACCAGCAGTGTTAAATTCGAATGTGATTGTTTTCATCCAGCCTGTCAATtaacaaaatcaaaaataaagcaaacttaaTGCCTGTTTAACTCCTCGTCAGGATCCTGATCCAGTGAGTCTGTGGCAATAACTCTTTTATCAGACATTGATGTGCCAAATATGCAACATATTATTATAGTGGTGAGTACTCACGCTCCCTCTTCTTTGAGTAGAGTGAGGAACTTGCTGACTCTGTACGCCTGATCCATCTAGAGAGGAGAGTAAACACAACAtgctataaataaactttcatttTCACGTATATGGTTCCCTGCATGTGACTGTCACGAGATGAAGTGAGCTCATGAGATTGCTAGAAGGCACTTTAGATGTAGTGTGAGGTTCTTCTGTGCATGAAACAGCTATAAAAATTGAACTACTTAGACCGCTTTTCAAAAAGTATGCTGGAAAACTACTTGAGCTCATTGAGTTTCAAGTTCTATTTCTACATTTCTAGTTTCTAGAGAAAATTTCCAGATGAACACTGGATACAAATCCAAAGATGTAATGGGTTTGAGTGACTCTTAATAGTCCACAGTAATATTTACAGACTTTGTCTTGCCTCGTTCTGAGGTAAACACAGACGAAGCTTACCTGTAGAGACATCTCTATAAGCATGAGAAGCTTTTTAATGCCAATCCACACTCTTTTTCCTTTCACATTCTGGGCGATGGTGGTTCTCTCAGCATCAGTGAAGCTGCCCAGGAGCTTGGAGTGAACAGAAAAAAGATAAGTATGAGAGAAACATTTTGTGCCGTAAATGAAGTGCCAGAAGAGTGGTATCGCCCTCTACTGGCTAATgctgaaaaacattaaataaactagaACGCTGAAATGACATCCTGAATCTCCTGATTTTATGTCATGTATCTTGCATAGCTCAATACTAGTTTTTCTTACATTTGTAGAACACATCAGCTTAAAAAGAAGCTCTGACTTGGGTTTTGTCTCATCTCACCTCTAGAGCTTCAACCAGATGTTCACCACTGGAGATATTGTGCACATGGATGGTGGTGCTGAACGCATCCAGCATCTCCATCTCCTGCAGCACGTCTTTACGGCTGGTGGTACCGATGATCAGCAGCTTACGGCCCTTTAGATCAAGAGAAGAACACCAGGCGTGTTATTCCCATAATCTAATACACTTACAGTACATAGACAAATGCATGTGCAGTGACAgaataaaaagattaaatcaCTGTCACAAATGCACATATAAAAACATCAGATTTACATGAGGTGGAGTCTTCTTCAGCAAGACCAGCAGGGCCTGAAGAACCAGGTTGGAAAATCGAGGACCAATCGGCACGTAATCTGTTTCACCGCACATAATTCATAGTATGCTGTTAATAGTGCAAACAGTAATAATGTCTGCattcaaaaaagaaataaaaatcaacaatcTAAATAATAAAACGGTCTAACCCAACAGACGCTCAATGTCATCAACCACAACACAGCTCAGCTGAGACTTGTAAGCATCGTCAAAGACCTGAGAAGTAAtattgaacatttattattatggtgTGCAAAGCAACAAGACTGTATTTAAATTTATGAACACGCAATATGTTACCACTAACCTTCTTGATTGCCTGGCATTTGGAGATCTCTGAGAAGCCAATCATCTTGTCTGGAGAGCAGATCTTAATGAATGGGAACTGCGAGTCCTCTGCGATTTTGGCGGCCAGAGCTGTCTTACCACTGTGAGGAGGTCCTGAGGCAAAAAAACAAGATCTGTCAGAACTGCAGTCTACATCAGGGTTGAGTACAGAGATTATCCTTACAGGAAGCGTTCCCACAACTTTAACATTCATACATTAACAATGTAAATATTAGAACAAAACATTCTTAACTTTCCTATAACATTTCTACATTAGATGTTTGCTTTCTGTAATGTTCTTATTACTTGATGATAAATCACGAACATTGAACATATTGACAGAAAACGTACTTTCTCTGAATGTTCTTATGATGTTAATAATGTTTGCtgaatgtttttgtaatgttagcATAAAACATTGTGAGAACATTTTCAGAACGTCCTTACTATGCTTTTTTATGCAAATTTTCTAATAATGCTGAAAGAAAACATACTTGGAACCACATTTTCATACGGTCCTTGAGATGTtaatatttgcataatgtttttataatgttggCATAGGACATTCATGGATCATCCTTACAAAGTTCTTTCTACTTAATGAAGGTAAAAATGACAGCTGACCCTCGAGAAGCACAGACACGAGTGGGGTGCGGTCACTGTTCTTAGTCTGCTGCACCAGTAGCTCTCCGTCCTCCAGCACTCGGGTCACTGGATCACCCCACTTAATGATGCCGTTCATGATGTAACTGGAGTAGTCTTCCTGGTTGGTGCCAAAAGCCTGACAAAAGTAAAAGAGGACATGGTTTCATTTGACCAGTTCAACTACAAATGACTCTCTGAATTCTTTAGTCCTTCCGCTGATGAAAACGAACAATTATCCAACAAGGCAGATACTTACAGGTTTAATGTCGTTATTCAAGGACCCCATGAAATCTGATCGAGTGACTTGCAGCTTTTCTGCTCGCTCCATGTCCACCTCTACAGTAGATGTGGCCTGGGATACAGTTCAACACAGGCTTAGACCTTTCAAATGGGGTATTATGAAAGATGCATAGATCAGTATACAGTATTTTGTACCTTAATGTGTCGGTTCATGGCAGTAGACTGGGCCGCTCTGACCAGGCCCTCCAGTTCAGCTCCACTGTAGTTCTTGGTCTCAGCAGCCAGTTCTTTAACATCCACATCATTAGACAGAAGGTTAAACTCTCTCATCTTCGCTGTGTGAATGTTCAGGATCTGAACACGGCCATTTTCATCTGGCAAACCTGGGTGATGAGACGTAGACAAATGGGTAAGAATGAACCAAGATAGAGAGAGTGTTGAATTGATCTATTTATTTCGCTTTCTTGGTTGCTGAACAAAGAGCAAGGTCCTACCAATTTCCATCTTTACTTCAAATCGGCCAGGTCTCATCAAAGCATCATCTATCAGATCAGGCCTGTTTGTCATGCCTTTCAGATAAAGACAAGTGCACAggttagaaaacaaaaacaaaaacaaaagaataataaaaaaaagattatttgaatTTTGCAGTgacttttattatgaataatgttaaaaaaattcctaacagtaatttaataataataataatgtaataaaaatgtattaaaaatgtaaattattttatgaaaaatttatttttgttattattatattacatttttttagttttaaataataatgatatttcataattataatcattgttatcagtattattattaaaatcaaaagttatttttttccaataatcAATCACTTCTTTCAAGCCAAATTAGATTAGATATAAACTTAAATAGAAATAGCTAAATACTAcgctaataataattaaatactatactaacaacaataataataataattattattattataaaatatttagcttttaataacaatcaaaaataattgatcatataaatgtaatatatgcatttcttttgatattattgatattattctTTTCATGTTATTCATGAAAACTACCGACCTTTTGGTACATTAATCActctttatttttcttcaaaagtCATTAAATTTGCACAAAAAAGGTATGTATGTAGTATGGTATGTATGTGGTATGTAGTATTTATTTGCATTCATAGATTTAGAGCTCTATTATGACCACCTATTATTGCAAAGCAACAGAACATATAATGACTTCTGCTATTCACCGATGACAAGGATGTTGTTGAGCTGCTCCACTCCGTCGATCTTGGACAGGAGCTGGTTGACCACAGTGTCGTGCACACCTGTGCTGCCGGCAGCTGTACCACGCTGCTTACAGATTGCATCCAGTTCATCAAAGATGAGGATATGCAGGCCACTGTTAGCACCCAACTGCACAGAAAACCACAGATTTATAATGAAGCAATAGAAGACAGCATGGTATGCTATAGTATAGTAATTTATGGTATCATGAGGATAGTGTGTTTAAGAGGGCATTTTGTCATCTCACCCTTTTCTGTTCCTCCTCAGCATCTGCAAACAGTTTCCTAATATTGGCCTCAGATTCACCAACATACTTGTTGAGGATCTCTGGTCCGTTGACTATCTTTGGCTCTCTGGCATTCAGCATCTTTCCGATTTGCCTGGCCATCAGTGTTTTACCACAACCAGGAGGACCGAAGAGCAGGATGCCTTTCACATGCTTACACCCTGCAGAGAAAACAGCTCACTTTTACAACACATGACCCACAATCAATGCATCTGAGTAGTTACAAATAATAACATAAATGGACCGTTCTGGTCAATGGATGCTTTTAACATAAGATTACACAACAAAATGAAAAGGGAAGACAACACATACCCATCTGCTCCACGATGTCTGGCGGGAAAACTCGAGAGGCAAAAGCCCTGCGGAAGATATCGGAGAACTCCTTGTCTAGACCACCGATGCCCATTTTCTCGAAGTTCCAGTCAGGGTTAATGATGGACTGACGGGATTCTTTGGTCTTGGCCTTGCCTAGTGAAGAGGAGGAGCCGAGTTACAAGGCTGTTTATATGACAATGAATAGAAACTTATTGTCAAAAGTGTGACAAAACTCACCAACTAGAGTAAGAGACGAGCCCTCTGATTTTTCGAAAATCACTTGACTGTTTCCAACCAACAGACCGATCTCAATCTGAGAACAAAGGATAATTAACTGTGTATtcacatacattttcataatgACATTACAGTGCAAATTCAGAACATCTTGTTCTCTTTCCAATACCTTTTGCTTTTTGCCAGATTCTGGTTCGCCCTTCAGTATGCTGGAGTCCATCGCCTCAATGTCTTTGATAACTAGGCCAAAGAGCTTG
This region includes:
- the LOC127950846 gene encoding vesicle-fusing ATPase isoform X2, with translation MATRTMQAARCPTDELSLTNCAVVSEKDLQSGQHVTVRTTPAHKFLFTVKCHHSVLPGTIAFSLPQRKWAGLSIGQEIEVANYNFDKSKQCIGAMTIEIDFLQKKSTDSSPYDSDNMAAEFIQHFNNQGFTVGQQLVFSFCDKLFGLVIKDIEAMDSSILKGEPESGKKQKIEIGLLVGNSQVIFEKSEGSSLTLVGKAKTKESRQSIINPDWNFEKMGIGGLDKEFSDIFRRAFASRVFPPDIVEQMGCKHVKGILLFGPPGCGKTLMARQIGKMLNAREPKIVNGPEILNKYVGESEANIRKLFADAEEEQKRLGANSGLHILIFDELDAICKQRGTAAGSTGVHDTVVNQLLSKIDGVEQLNNILVIGMTNRPDLIDDALMRPGRFEVKMEIGLPDENGRVQILNIHTAKMREFNLLSNDVDVKELAAETKNYSGAELEGLVRAAQSTAMNRHIKATSTVEVDMERAEKLQVTRSDFMGSLNNDIKPAFGTNQEDYSSYIMNGIIKWGDPVTRVLEDGELLVQQTKNSDRTPLVSVLLEGPPHSGKTALAAKIAEDSQFPFIKICSPDKMIGFSEISKCQAIKKVFDDAYKSQLSCVVVDDIERLLDYVPIGPRFSNLVLQALLVLLKKTPPHGRKLLIIGTTSRKDVLQEMEMLDAFSTTIHVHNISSGEHLVEALELLGSFTDAERTTIAQNVKGKRVWIGIKKLLMLIEMSLQMDQAYRVSKFLTLLKEEGADRGVYE
- the LOC127950846 gene encoding vesicle-fusing ATPase isoform X1; amino-acid sequence: MATRTMQAARCPTDELSLTNCAVVSEKDLQSGQHVTVRTTPAHKFLFTVKCHHSVLPGTIAFSLPQRKWAGLSIGQEIEVANYNFDKSKQCIGAMTIEIDFLQKKSTDSSPYDSDNMAAEFIQHFNNQGFTVGQQLVFSFCDKLFGLVIKDIEAMDSSILKGEPESGKKQKIEIGLLVGNSQVIFEKSEGSSLTLVGKAKTKESRQSIINPDWNFEKMGIGGLDKEFSDIFRRAFASRVFPPDIVEQMGCKHVKGILLFGPPGCGKTLMARQIGKMLNAREPKIVNGPEILNKYVGESEANIRKLFADAEEEQKRLGANSGLHILIFDELDAICKQRGTAAGSTGVHDTVVNQLLSKIDGVEQLNNILVIGMTNRPDLIDDALMRPGRFEVKMEIGLPDENGRVQILNIHTAKMREFNLLSNDVDVKELAAETKNYSGAELEGLVRAAQSTAMNRHIKATSTVEVDMERAEKLQVTRSDFMGSLNNDIKPAFGTNQEDYSSYIMNGIIKWGDPVTRVLEDGELLVQQTKNSDRTPLVSVLLEGPPHSGKTALAAKIAEDSQFPFIKICSPDKMIGFSEISKCQAIKKVFDDAYKSQLSCVVVDDIERLLDYVPIGPRFSNLVLQALLVLLKKTPPHGRKLLIIGTTSRKDVLQEMEMLDAFSTTIHVHNISSGEHLVEALELLGSFTDAERTTIAQNVKGKRVWIGIKKLLMLIEMSLQMDQAYRVSKFLTLLKEEGALDENNHIRI